One Paraburkholderia sp. PREW-6R genomic region harbors:
- a CDS encoding alkaline phosphatase family protein, producing the protein MLMMRRWKRNRRAVGVAVAWLAGACIVGTAAADENEHEHEREHASVKHVLLISFDGLHQQDVARCISSNACPNLALLAKAGTTYTNAHTPGLSDSFPGLAALVTGGSPKSAGLFYDVSYDRTLYAPSDSNCSGKQGWNVVFDETTGIDAENGGALTHLNGGGAFNPQAIPHALVNGACVPVYPHNYVKTNTIFEVVKSHVRGARTAWADKHAWGYDWLNGPSGTGVDDLSRTEINSIDPATNTNYTDIYTHTEQFDNFHVQSLINEIDGKDSTGQSSANVPTLFGTNFQTLSVAQKATVATGGGYLDASFTPGPQVTNAIAYLDAALGRIVSELKERNLYSSTAIIVTAKHGQSPTDHSRLIKNGDTLSKLLEANNYLDPNGNFGQNNTKSGNLNDGTGLVGTGFVQTDDVGLIWLRDQRQLPAVVKTLKDNLSCNAPGICADGPLAYILYGSRLTGWFGDPARGRTPDIIVQPNPGVIYTSSTSKDEEHGGNAPDDSHLGLVVYVPHAHHAGRTSDERVLTTQVAPTILRLLDLEPELLQSVATEGTRALPEFDRERF; encoded by the coding sequence ATGTTAATGATGCGGAGATGGAAGCGTAATCGGAGGGCCGTTGGCGTGGCCGTTGCATGGCTGGCGGGTGCATGCATCGTTGGAACGGCAGCGGCAGATGAAAACGAACATGAGCACGAGCGTGAGCACGCATCAGTAAAACATGTGCTGCTGATCAGCTTCGACGGCTTACATCAACAGGATGTCGCGCGGTGCATCAGTTCCAATGCGTGTCCCAACCTTGCGTTGCTGGCAAAGGCCGGCACCACGTACACGAACGCGCACACGCCGGGCCTGTCGGATTCGTTTCCAGGTCTCGCAGCGCTCGTTACCGGTGGTTCGCCCAAATCCGCAGGCCTCTTTTACGACGTCTCCTATGATCGCACGCTCTACGCACCGTCCGACAGCAATTGCTCCGGCAAGCAGGGCTGGAACGTTGTGTTCGACGAAACAACGGGCATTGACGCCGAGAACGGCGGCGCCCTGACCCATCTGAACGGCGGCGGCGCATTCAACCCGCAGGCTATTCCGCACGCTTTGGTCAATGGCGCGTGCGTGCCTGTCTATCCGCACAATTATGTGAAGACCAACACGATCTTCGAAGTGGTCAAAAGCCATGTGAGAGGCGCTCGCACCGCGTGGGCGGACAAACATGCGTGGGGCTACGACTGGCTCAACGGGCCTTCGGGAACGGGGGTCGACGACCTGTCGCGCACCGAGATCAATTCCATTGATCCTGCTACCAACACCAATTACACGGACATCTACACTCACACGGAACAGTTCGACAATTTCCATGTGCAGTCGCTCATCAACGAAATCGACGGCAAGGACTCGACAGGCCAATCGAGCGCCAACGTGCCTACACTGTTTGGAACCAACTTCCAGACTTTGAGCGTCGCGCAGAAGGCGACTGTCGCAACCGGCGGCGGCTATCTGGATGCGAGCTTCACGCCCGGCCCGCAAGTCACCAATGCGATTGCCTATCTCGACGCCGCCTTGGGACGCATCGTGAGCGAGCTGAAAGAGCGCAACCTGTATTCATCAACGGCGATCATCGTCACCGCCAAGCACGGCCAGTCTCCGACCGATCATTCCAGGCTGATCAAGAACGGCGACACGCTCTCGAAGCTGCTCGAAGCAAACAACTATCTGGATCCGAACGGCAACTTCGGGCAGAACAATACGAAGAGCGGCAACCTGAATGACGGGACGGGCCTCGTCGGTACGGGCTTCGTCCAGACCGACGACGTCGGGCTCATCTGGTTGCGCGATCAACGTCAACTTCCTGCCGTCGTGAAGACCCTGAAAGACAACCTGAGCTGCAACGCACCCGGCATCTGCGCAGATGGTCCGCTGGCGTACATTCTCTATGGCTCGCGGTTGACTGGCTGGTTCGGCGATCCCGCACGCGGTCGCACACCCGACATCATCGTCCAGCCGAACCCGGGGGTCATCTATACCTCGAGCACGAGCAAGGACGAAGAGCACGGCGGCAACGCGCCCGACGACAGCCATCTCGGTCTCGTCGTCTATGTGCCTCACGCGCATCACGCGGGACGTACGAGCGACGAGCGTGTGCTAACCACGCAGGTTGCACCGACAATCCTGCGTTTGCTCGATCTGGAGCCTGAGCTGCTGCAATCGGTCGCGACAGAGGGTACGCGTGCGCTACCGGAATTCGACCGCGAACGCTTCTAA
- a CDS encoding ABC transporter substrate-binding protein, with protein sequence MTFDPSIIRAFTPAGTLRASINLGNPILANRDASGAPSGVSVDLARAFAEQLGVELELVEFDAAGKSVQAVSEERADFGFFAIDPLRGKTIAFTEPYVLIEGYYMVRDASPIRCNADVDQPQHRVTVGKGSAYDLYLTRELKHAQIVRAPTSPTVVQTFLEQNLEVAAGVKQQLEADADQAPGLRLLDERFMVIRQAMGVPISRGTAAANALNRFVEEMKASGFVAEALTRHGVVGASIAPRGGPELA encoded by the coding sequence ATGACATTCGATCCATCCATCATCCGCGCCTTTACGCCAGCGGGCACGCTGCGCGCCTCCATCAACCTCGGCAATCCGATTCTCGCGAACAGGGACGCGTCGGGCGCGCCGTCCGGCGTCTCGGTCGATCTTGCGCGCGCGTTCGCTGAGCAGCTCGGCGTCGAACTGGAACTGGTCGAGTTTGACGCGGCCGGCAAATCGGTTCAAGCCGTGAGCGAGGAGCGCGCGGACTTCGGCTTCTTTGCGATCGATCCGCTACGCGGCAAAACCATCGCTTTTACCGAACCCTATGTGCTGATCGAAGGCTATTACATGGTGCGCGACGCGTCGCCGATCCGCTGCAATGCCGACGTGGACCAGCCACAACATCGCGTCACCGTCGGCAAGGGCAGCGCATACGATCTGTACCTGACGCGCGAACTGAAGCATGCGCAGATCGTGCGCGCGCCCACCTCACCGACCGTGGTTCAAACGTTTCTCGAACAGAACCTGGAAGTCGCGGCGGGCGTCAAACAGCAACTCGAAGCCGACGCGGATCAGGCGCCCGGCCTGCGCCTGCTCGACGAGCGCTTCATGGTGATCCGGCAGGCGATGGGCGTGCCGATAAGCCGCGGCACAGCAGCAGCCAACGCGTTGAACAGGTTCGTCGAAGAGATGAAGGCATCCGGGTTCGTCGCCGAGGCGCTCACGCGACACGGCGTAGTCGGCGCATCGATTGCGCCACGAGGGGGACCCGAGCTGGCATGA
- a CDS encoding FadR/GntR family transcriptional regulator: MTSTRLKQVETKRLYQHIADQIRALIQSGDFAQGTRLPPERDLAQQLGVSRPSLREALIALEIAGSIEIRQGSGVYVCRIPERSPNATVALGESPYELMQARAVLEGSLIVLAAALITPERLTRLRETLDGMRAQINAGRSPLEHDRAFHVAIAEMTGNLVLVRMVTELFDERHSPISARLSGRAETGQTWAAALAEHEAIYRALEERDPLAAQSAMRSHLKASEIRWTESG; encoded by the coding sequence TTGACCAGCACCCGACTCAAACAGGTCGAGACGAAACGTCTCTATCAGCACATCGCCGACCAGATTCGGGCGCTTATCCAGTCGGGTGACTTCGCGCAGGGCACACGCTTGCCTCCCGAGCGCGATCTTGCGCAGCAGTTGGGCGTTTCGCGGCCATCACTGCGGGAAGCGTTGATCGCGCTGGAGATCGCAGGCTCCATTGAGATTCGCCAGGGCTCCGGTGTCTATGTGTGCCGGATACCCGAGCGTTCGCCGAATGCCACCGTTGCGCTGGGAGAAAGTCCGTACGAGTTGATGCAGGCGCGTGCGGTTCTGGAAGGCTCGCTGATCGTGTTGGCCGCCGCGCTGATTACGCCGGAGCGGTTGACCCGCCTGCGCGAGACGCTCGACGGGATGCGCGCGCAGATCAACGCAGGGCGTTCTCCACTCGAGCACGATCGCGCGTTCCACGTGGCGATCGCGGAGATGACCGGCAATCTCGTCTTGGTCCGGATGGTGACCGAACTGTTCGATGAGCGTCACAGTCCGATTTCAGCGCGCCTGAGCGGTCGTGCAGAGACGGGGCAGACCTGGGCGGCGGCGCTCGCAGAACATGAGGCGATCTATCGTGCGCTCGAAGAGCGCGATCCGCTCGCGGCTCAATCTGCGATGCGCAGCCATCTGAAGGCGTCCGAAATACGGTGGACTGAGTCGGGATGA
- a CDS encoding Ldh family oxidoreductase, with the protein MTPSTTTEGIVSKARLTELTIDALCALGLNRTDAADTATILVLADLFGLRTHGTSRIESYGSRLRIGGIHPAPTIASEQVGPALYKLDGDNGVGPLVGYRALELAMKAAREQGIACVFARGSNHFGPVSPYSYLAAQQGFASIIGSNATTTIAPWGGTDARLGNSPVGFGVPNPEGRPFILDMAISVAARAKIRNALKRGESIPGDWATDAQGKPTTDPKAALDGFLLPIGGHKGYGLALVVDLLAGLMSGAAYLTHVKSWEDDPDQPQNLGHFFILIDTSRLGSGPWLAARMKDYAAILHGSAPANPDAPVIVPGEIELDRLDRQMADGIHIGAAQLAMLEAAAAMKR; encoded by the coding sequence ATGACCCCGTCAACCACCACCGAAGGCATCGTCAGCAAGGCCCGACTGACAGAGCTGACTATCGACGCGCTGTGCGCACTCGGCCTGAATCGCACCGATGCCGCCGACACCGCCACCATCCTCGTGCTCGCCGACCTGTTCGGTTTGCGCACACACGGCACGAGCCGCATCGAATCGTATGGTTCACGCCTGCGCATCGGCGGCATCCATCCCGCACCGACGATCGCATCGGAACAGGTCGGCCCGGCGCTCTACAAGCTCGACGGCGACAACGGCGTCGGACCCCTGGTCGGTTATCGCGCACTCGAACTCGCGATGAAGGCCGCGCGCGAACAGGGCATTGCATGTGTCTTCGCGCGCGGCAGCAATCACTTCGGCCCGGTTTCTCCTTACTCGTATCTCGCTGCCCAGCAGGGCTTCGCCAGCATCATCGGCAGCAACGCAACGACGACAATCGCACCGTGGGGCGGCACCGACGCGCGGCTCGGCAACAGCCCGGTGGGCTTTGGCGTGCCGAATCCCGAAGGCCGTCCGTTCATTCTCGACATGGCGATCAGCGTCGCCGCGCGCGCGAAGATTCGAAACGCGCTCAAGCGCGGCGAATCAATTCCCGGCGACTGGGCCACCGACGCGCAAGGCAAGCCGACGACGGACCCGAAAGCGGCGCTCGACGGCTTTCTGCTACCGATCGGCGGCCACAAGGGCTACGGCCTCGCGCTGGTCGTTGATCTGCTGGCTGGCCTGATGTCCGGCGCGGCTTACCTGACGCACGTGAAGTCGTGGGAAGACGACCCGGATCAACCGCAGAATCTCGGCCACTTCTTCATTCTCATCGACACGTCGAGGCTCGGCAGCGGGCCGTGGCTCGCCGCCCGGATGAAGGACTACGCGGCGATCCTGCATGGTTCTGCGCCCGCCAATCCGGACGCACCTGTGATTGTCCCCGGTGAGATCGAACTCGATCGCCTCGACAGGCAGATGGCGGACGGTATCCATATCGGCGCTGCGCAGTTGGCGATGCTGGAAGCTGCTGCGGCGATGAAGCGCTGA
- a CDS encoding potassium transporter Kup has product MSSSAISSSSPVTKAAPGLVLGAIGVVFGDIGTSPLYTLRECLKAAGGVTQMNVFGIVSLILWSIVIVVTLKYVSFVMRADNDGEGGILALTALASGVAPARLRRLLLTLGVFGAAMFYGDSMITPAISVISAVEGVTLVDPHLTEWIVPISLVILTGLFKLQKRGTGAVGKVFGPMMILWFVTLAALGLSHIVTHLDIVRAASPYYAIAFVAHAPATAFVVLGSVFLALTGGEALYADMGHFGKKPIRLAWLFLVLPSLILNYFGQAALIIEKPSAVAQPFFQSAPGWALVPLVLLATAATIIASQAVISGAFSMTKQAVQLGFLPRIPVVHTSTHEIGQVYVPFINVTLYAAVVFLVVFFKSSDNLAAAYGIAVASTMLLTTLLMYFITHCLWHWKPLATLAVIGPLALVDAVFVSSNVSKVLEGGWFPLLAGGLLFTIMTTWHKGREIVVDRMKTDNLPLAPLIHSLCDSAHSPPRVNGTAVFPGGVVDMVPSAFLHNLKHNGVMHNVNIFLAGTTDNVPHVPDERKATVVDMGHGCYAITVHHGFMEIPNVPVILALAQQQMPDWKYEPAETSFFLARDTIMAKGATNAMSLWREKLFAFLARNAAQAAEYYSLPANRVVEMGSQINI; this is encoded by the coding sequence CCGGTGACAAAAGCTGCGCCGGGCCTCGTTCTCGGCGCGATCGGCGTCGTGTTTGGCGATATCGGAACCAGCCCCCTCTACACGCTTCGGGAGTGTCTGAAGGCGGCAGGTGGTGTGACCCAGATGAATGTGTTCGGCATCGTGTCGCTGATTCTCTGGTCGATCGTGATCGTCGTCACGTTGAAGTACGTCAGTTTCGTGATGCGCGCTGACAATGACGGCGAAGGCGGCATCCTGGCGCTCACGGCGCTCGCTTCCGGCGTCGCTCCTGCGCGGCTGCGCCGCCTGCTATTGACCCTGGGCGTCTTTGGCGCGGCGATGTTCTATGGTGATTCGATGATCACGCCGGCGATATCTGTCATCTCGGCGGTTGAGGGCGTGACGCTGGTGGACCCTCACCTGACCGAATGGATTGTTCCCATCTCGCTGGTCATTCTCACGGGCCTGTTCAAGCTTCAGAAACGCGGCACCGGTGCGGTCGGCAAGGTCTTCGGACCGATGATGATTCTATGGTTTGTAACGTTAGCCGCGCTTGGGCTGTCCCATATCGTCACCCACCTCGATATCGTGCGAGCTGCATCGCCGTACTACGCCATCGCGTTTGTCGCGCATGCGCCCGCTACAGCGTTCGTTGTTCTGGGCTCGGTCTTCCTCGCGCTGACCGGCGGTGAGGCCCTGTACGCGGACATGGGCCATTTTGGCAAAAAGCCGATCCGGCTCGCGTGGCTGTTCCTCGTTCTGCCCAGTCTTATTCTGAATTATTTTGGTCAGGCAGCGCTGATCATCGAAAAGCCTTCCGCAGTCGCGCAGCCCTTCTTTCAATCCGCGCCGGGGTGGGCGCTGGTCCCGCTCGTCCTGCTCGCGACCGCGGCGACCATCATCGCGTCGCAAGCCGTTATCTCCGGCGCGTTCTCCATGACCAAGCAGGCCGTGCAGCTCGGCTTCCTGCCGCGCATACCGGTAGTCCACACGTCGACGCACGAAATAGGGCAGGTGTACGTACCGTTCATCAATGTCACGCTCTACGCCGCAGTCGTATTTCTGGTCGTGTTCTTCAAGTCTTCCGATAACCTGGCAGCAGCCTACGGCATCGCAGTCGCGTCGACGATGCTGCTGACCACCTTGCTCATGTACTTCATCACTCACTGCCTCTGGCACTGGAAACCGCTCGCGACGTTGGCCGTGATCGGGCCGCTGGCTCTCGTCGATGCCGTGTTCGTTTCGAGTAATGTCAGCAAGGTGCTTGAAGGTGGCTGGTTCCCGCTGCTTGCCGGCGGCCTGCTGTTCACGATCATGACCACGTGGCACAAAGGCCGCGAGATCGTCGTCGACCGCATGAAAACCGACAACCTCCCGCTCGCACCATTGATTCACTCGCTGTGTGATAGCGCGCACTCGCCGCCCCGGGTCAACGGCACCGCCGTGTTTCCAGGCGGCGTGGTGGATATGGTGCCTAGCGCCTTTCTGCATAATCTGAAGCACAACGGCGTCATGCACAACGTCAATATCTTTCTCGCAGGCACGACGGATAACGTTCCGCACGTGCCTGACGAGAGGAAGGCTACCGTTGTCGACATGGGGCACGGATGTTATGCCATCACGGTTCACCATGGCTTCATGGAGATTCCGAACGTGCCCGTCATTCTCGCACTCGCGCAACAACAGATGCCTGACTGGAAGTACGAACCGGCTGAGACATCTTTCTTTCTCGCGCGTGACACGATCATGGCGAAAGGCGCGACCAACGCGATGTCGCTCTGGCGCGAGAAGCTGTTCGCCTTCCTCGCAAGAAATGCGGCGCAGGCGGCCGAGTACTACAGCCTGCCGGCAAATCGGGTTGTGGAAATGGGCAGCCAGATCAACATCTGA
- a CDS encoding MFS transporter: MTHIRWRIVLLLFIAGFINYLDRSALSVAAPAVAQELHLAPARMGLVFSTFFLGYAAFNFIGGWAADRWGGKRVFSGAILMWSLLCGATGFATGFGSLLAIRTLFGMAEGPLAATINKLVNNWFPHRESATAFGFANCGLPLGGAVAGPVVALLTQAYGWRIAFAGVACFGLIWLAFWQVMATDKPYQHPRVSGDERLLIESDRSVSENPADVQRLAFYLKQPAIIAAMISYFGYSYILFFFLTWFPSFLTMDRHLSLKSMSLATVLPWLLGFIGYGLSGVLSDLVFRRTGNAFLARKWVLIVCLGLAGVCVALAGTVTTTANALLLMAIAVFALYLSGSTYWALIQDTVPNAKLGSVGGCVHSIANCAGIIGPAVTGFLVQQSHTFFSAFVLAGGIALASVIAVAILLRPRAAARHKSNEASIAG, encoded by the coding sequence GTGACACACATTCGATGGCGCATCGTCCTGCTGCTGTTTATCGCAGGCTTCATCAACTACCTTGATCGCTCGGCGCTGTCCGTCGCCGCGCCCGCGGTCGCGCAGGAACTGCATCTGGCGCCAGCCCGCATGGGGCTGGTGTTCTCGACGTTCTTCCTCGGGTATGCGGCCTTCAACTTCATCGGCGGCTGGGCGGCCGATCGCTGGGGCGGCAAGCGCGTCTTCTCCGGCGCGATCCTGATGTGGTCGTTGCTGTGCGGCGCGACCGGTTTCGCCACCGGCTTCGGGTCGCTGCTGGCCATCCGTACCCTCTTCGGGATGGCCGAGGGCCCGCTTGCGGCGACGATCAACAAGCTCGTGAACAACTGGTTTCCGCACAGGGAATCTGCGACCGCATTCGGTTTTGCCAATTGCGGTCTGCCGCTGGGCGGCGCGGTGGCCGGTCCGGTGGTTGCACTGCTGACGCAAGCGTATGGTTGGCGCATCGCGTTTGCGGGCGTCGCATGTTTTGGGCTGATCTGGCTGGCGTTCTGGCAAGTCATGGCGACGGACAAGCCCTATCAGCATCCGCGCGTGTCGGGCGACGAGCGCCTGCTGATCGAGTCCGACCGCAGCGTCAGCGAGAATCCGGCGGACGTGCAGCGCCTCGCCTTTTACCTCAAGCAGCCCGCCATCATCGCGGCCATGATTTCTTACTTTGGGTACAGCTACATCCTGTTCTTTTTCCTGACCTGGTTCCCGAGCTTCCTGACGATGGACCGTCATCTGAGCCTGAAGAGCATGAGCCTCGCGACGGTGCTGCCGTGGCTGCTGGGCTTCATCGGTTATGGCCTGAGCGGCGTGCTGTCTGACCTGGTCTTTCGCCGGACCGGCAACGCGTTTCTCGCGCGCAAGTGGGTGCTGATCGTCTGCCTCGGCCTCGCCGGCGTCTGCGTCGCACTCGCCGGTACCGTGACGACCACCGCCAACGCGCTGCTGCTGATGGCCATTGCGGTGTTTGCGCTGTATTTGAGCGGTAGCACGTACTGGGCACTGATTCAGGACACGGTGCCCAACGCGAAGCTTGGCAGCGTTGGCGGATGCGTGCATTCGATCGCCAACTGCGCAGGCATTATCGGCCCTGCCGTAACGGGGTTTCTGGTCCAGCAGAGTCACACGTTTTTCAGCGCATTCGTCCTCGCGGGCGGTATCGCGCTCGCCAGCGTAATTGCCGTGGCCATCCTGCTGCGACCTCGGGCGGCGGCGCGGCACAAATCGAACGAAGCGAGCATCGCCGGCTGA
- a CDS encoding LysR family transcriptional regulator — protein sequence MNFDLSDLRAFVASADFGSFRAAADSLNISPSALSRRVEKLESALNIRLFERTTRKMELTVAGRSFLEKARNVLTELESSLFGMEDLGRRLTGLVTIACVPSAVSFFLPGAVKAYHQKYPGIRVRLIDETTSVVFLAVARGDADFGLTYIGTQEPDIEFTPVLQDPFVLACQRDHPLAAKRSVSWTDLAKYPDYLLLAQGSGNRTLIDNALAQTVQQPHWFCEVQHVPALVSMIEAGLGIGVVPELALPRDRRRSVVGIPVTGPSVVRTLGVIRRKNRPLTAAAQHFFDLLVHPRTGAGRRAKRRTS from the coding sequence ATGAACTTCGATCTGTCCGACCTGCGAGCGTTCGTCGCGTCTGCTGATTTCGGCAGTTTTCGCGCCGCCGCCGACTCGCTCAACATTTCGCCGTCCGCACTATCGCGGCGCGTGGAAAAGCTCGAATCTGCGCTTAACATACGGCTCTTTGAGCGCACGACGCGCAAAATGGAACTGACGGTCGCGGGCCGTTCTTTCCTCGAAAAGGCGCGCAACGTACTTACCGAACTCGAAAGCTCGCTGTTCGGCATGGAGGATCTGGGACGGCGCTTGACGGGGCTCGTCACGATTGCGTGCGTCCCGTCGGCCGTCAGCTTTTTCCTGCCCGGCGCCGTGAAGGCTTATCACCAGAAATATCCCGGCATCCGCGTGCGGCTGATCGACGAAACAACGTCCGTCGTCTTTCTCGCGGTGGCGCGCGGCGACGCCGACTTCGGTCTCACCTATATCGGCACGCAGGAACCCGACATCGAATTCACGCCCGTTCTGCAGGACCCGTTCGTGCTCGCTTGCCAGCGCGATCATCCGCTGGCGGCCAAACGTTCGGTGAGCTGGACGGATCTCGCGAAGTACCCGGACTATCTGCTGCTCGCGCAGGGCAGCGGTAACCGCACGCTGATCGACAACGCGCTCGCGCAAACGGTCCAACAGCCGCACTGGTTCTGCGAAGTACAGCATGTGCCCGCGCTCGTCAGCATGATCGAAGCCGGCCTCGGGATCGGAGTCGTACCGGAGCTCGCGCTGCCGCGTGATCGTCGTCGGTCGGTCGTCGGCATTCCGGTCACAGGGCCCAGCGTCGTGCGGACACTTGGCGTGATCCGCCGCAAGAACCGTCCGCTGACGGCCGCCGCGCAACATTTCTTCGATCTGCTCGTGCACCCGCGCACGGGCGCCGGACGGCGCGCTAAACGGCGCACGTCATAA
- a CDS encoding acyl-CoA dehydrogenase family protein: MSDIPDDPYQDMRDAVRDLCSQFSAEYFRKVDEARGYPAEFVDALTKAGWLAALIPQQFGGSGLGLTEASVIMEEINRSGGNSGACHGQMYNMGTLLRHGSDEQKAQYLPKIASGELRLQSMGVTEPTTGTDTTNIKTTAVRKGDRYVINGQKVWISRIQHSDMMILLARTTPLSEVKKKSEGMSIFLVDLHDAVRNGMTIRPIRNMVNHETNELFFDNLEIPADNLIGEEGKGFRYILDGLNAERTLIAAECIGDGYWFVDKVSQYVKDRVVFGRPIGQNQGVQFPIARSYINVEAASLMRFEAARRFDAHQQCGAQANMAKLLAADASWEAANACLQFHGGFGFACEYDVERKFRETRLYQVAPISTNLILSYVAEHILGLPRSF, translated from the coding sequence ATGAGCGACATTCCCGATGACCCGTATCAGGACATGCGCGACGCCGTCCGCGACCTCTGCAGCCAGTTCTCGGCGGAGTATTTCCGCAAGGTCGACGAAGCACGCGGCTACCCGGCCGAATTCGTCGATGCGCTCACGAAGGCCGGCTGGCTGGCCGCACTGATTCCGCAGCAATTCGGCGGCTCCGGCCTCGGTCTGACCGAAGCCTCGGTCATCATGGAGGAAATCAACCGCAGCGGCGGCAACTCCGGTGCCTGCCACGGCCAGATGTACAACATGGGCACGCTGCTGCGGCATGGTTCCGACGAACAGAAGGCTCAATATCTGCCGAAAATCGCCTCGGGCGAGCTGCGCCTCCAGTCGATGGGCGTCACTGAGCCGACGACGGGCACCGATACGACGAACATCAAGACCACGGCCGTTCGCAAGGGCGACCGCTACGTCATCAACGGGCAGAAGGTCTGGATTTCGCGTATCCAGCATTCCGACATGATGATTCTGCTGGCGCGCACCACGCCGCTGTCAGAGGTGAAAAAGAAGAGCGAAGGCATGTCGATTTTCCTCGTCGACCTGCACGACGCCGTCAGGAACGGCATGACGATCCGTCCGATTCGCAACATGGTCAATCACGAAACGAACGAACTTTTCTTCGACAACCTCGAAATCCCGGCCGACAACCTCATTGGCGAGGAAGGTAAGGGCTTCAGATACATCCTCGACGGCCTGAATGCCGAGCGCACACTGATTGCAGCCGAATGTATCGGCGACGGCTACTGGTTCGTCGACAAGGTATCGCAATACGTGAAGGACCGCGTCGTGTTCGGCCGGCCCATCGGCCAGAACCAGGGCGTTCAATTCCCGATCGCTCGCTCGTACATCAACGTTGAGGCTGCGAGCCTGATGCGCTTCGAAGCCGCCCGTCGATTCGACGCCCATCAGCAATGCGGCGCGCAGGCAAACATGGCCAAGCTGCTGGCTGCTGATGCTTCGTGGGAAGCCGCGAACGCGTGCCTGCAGTTTCACGGCGGCTTCGGCTTCGCCTGCGAATACGACGTCGAGCGCAAGTTTCGCGAGACGCGCCTGTATCAGGTCGCGCCGATTTCCACGAACCTGATTCTGTCCTACGTTGCCGAACACATCCTCGGTCTGCCGCGCTCGTTCTAG